Proteins co-encoded in one Halococcoides cellulosivorans genomic window:
- a CDS encoding NADH:flavin oxidoreductase/NADH oxidase, which produces MPDLFTSLDLRETTLPNRLMVSPMCQYSVDARDGLATDWHLVHLGSRAVGGAGLVMAEATAVEPAGRITPQDLGLWSDEHRDALARTAAFVREQGAIPGIQLAHAGRKASKSRPWAGSEPLAPADGGWETIAPSDRPWPYDAGATATRAMDESDIAGLIDAFRAAARRAREAGFLVAEVHAAHGYLLHEFLSPVTNERRDAYGGSFEDRTRLVREVTQAVREEWPDDRPVFVRISGTDWLPERDAWTVADSARLAGDLADCGADLIDVSSGGISPDSHPDWTGPNYQLALAEHVREATDIAVGTVGGITTAEQAEAIVRNDRADLAIVGREFLRDPYFGLRAADRLDARDRSPVPEQYERAFER; this is translated from the coding sequence ATGCCCGACCTGTTCACGTCGCTGGACCTCCGCGAGACGACGCTCCCGAACCGCCTGATGGTCTCGCCGATGTGCCAGTACTCCGTCGACGCCCGGGACGGCCTGGCGACCGACTGGCATCTCGTCCACCTGGGATCGCGCGCGGTCGGCGGCGCGGGCCTGGTGATGGCCGAAGCGACCGCCGTCGAACCCGCCGGGCGGATCACGCCCCAGGATCTCGGCCTCTGGAGCGACGAGCATCGCGACGCCCTCGCCCGGACCGCTGCGTTCGTCCGCGAGCAGGGCGCGATCCCGGGGATCCAGCTCGCACACGCAGGCCGGAAGGCCTCGAAATCGCGGCCCTGGGCGGGGAGCGAACCACTCGCACCCGCGGATGGCGGCTGGGAGACGATCGCACCGAGCGATCGGCCCTGGCCGTACGACGCGGGCGCGACCGCGACGCGGGCGATGGACGAAAGCGACATCGCGGGCCTGATCGATGCGTTCCGGGCGGCGGCCCGGCGCGCCCGCGAGGCGGGCTTTCTCGTCGCTGAGGTCCACGCCGCCCACGGCTATCTCCTCCACGAGTTCCTCTCGCCGGTGACCAACGAGCGTCGCGACGCCTACGGTGGCTCCTTCGAGGATCGCACGCGACTCGTCCGCGAGGTAACCCAGGCCGTCCGTGAGGAGTGGCCCGACGATCGACCGGTGTTCGTCCGGATTTCGGGCACCGACTGGCTGCCCGAGCGCGACGCCTGGACCGTCGCGGACTCCGCGCGCCTGGCCGGCGATCTGGCGGACTGCGGAGCGGACCTGATCGACGTCTCCAGCGGCGGGATCAGTCCGGATTCACATCCCGACTGGACGGGCCCGAACTACCAACTCGCGCTCGCGGAGCACGTTCGCGAGGCCACTGACATCGCTGTGGGCACCGTCGGCGGAATCACGACCGCCGAGCAGGCCGAGGCGATCGTCCGCAACGACCGGGCGGACCTCGCGATCGTCGGCCGGGAGTTCCTCCGCGATCCGTACTTCGGACTGCGAGCGGCCGACCGCCTCGACGCCCGCGATCGGTCGCCGGTGCCCGAGCAGTACGAACGGGCGTTCGAGCGGTAG
- the cheY gene encoding chemotaxis protein CheY, whose amino-acid sequence MAEVLIADDSEFMRNLLGEILEEDHQIVAEVENGVEATEMYAETTPDLVMMDIVMPIKDGIEATAAITDSDPDATVIMCTSVGQEEKMKEAVKAGAAGYITKPFQKPAVVDAIQETIA is encoded by the coding sequence ATGGCAGAGGTATTAATCGCGGACGACTCGGAGTTCATGCGGAATCTACTGGGCGAGATCCTCGAAGAGGACCACCAGATCGTCGCTGAGGTCGAGAACGGCGTCGAGGCGACCGAGATGTACGCCGAGACGACTCCCGACCTCGTGATGATGGACATCGTCATGCCGATCAAAGACGGTATCGAGGCGACGGCGGCGATCACCGATTCGGACCCCGACGCGACGGTCATCATGTGTACGAGTGTCGGGCAAGAAGAGAAGATGAAAGAGGCCGTCAAGGCGGGCGCAGCGGGCTATATCACGAAGCCGTTCCAAAAGCCCGCCGTCGTCGACGCGATCCAGGAGACCATCGCATGA
- a CDS encoding chemotaxis protein CheC, whose product MNVDVQSLETIDRLAREGADRAADAAAQMTGIDVAVDVTHITFGDEAIPTDELGADPGIVEFDVEGALAGRAWIVFDEASERSMIQSLVGDDVDGPTAQSGIEEIGNVVLSGFIDGWADYLDTTIDHSPPTYRTEPSEMVLDETTAEGQVFRFESRLEYDGTAQQFHVLVRPDADALSGLLDRQTDTASTLIPLDKLDVFQEMSRRGTERAAENVGMLTDIEVSAEVTRIDFVRIEDVPRRLGTDPYAGTVVEFDGVPSGYLAVLFEERVATTVGGALAGEDGDELTPAHEAALEELGNIVSSGFIDGWANVLQQSIEHTPPRYVHDMGQAILDPLAAQMGQSQSHVFVINSRMHTDTIEFGCEIHALPDLEELRTTLDALDVDRADRTEADPDEIFG is encoded by the coding sequence ATGAACGTCGACGTCCAGTCTCTCGAAACGATCGACCGACTGGCCCGCGAGGGCGCCGACCGCGCGGCGGACGCGGCCGCCCAGATGACCGGCATCGACGTCGCCGTCGACGTCACCCACATCACGTTCGGTGACGAGGCGATTCCGACCGACGAGTTGGGTGCGGACCCGGGCATCGTCGAATTCGACGTCGAGGGCGCACTGGCGGGCCGGGCGTGGATCGTCTTCGACGAAGCCAGCGAACGGTCGATGATCCAGTCGCTGGTCGGTGACGACGTCGATGGGCCGACGGCCCAAAGCGGTATCGAAGAGATCGGTAACGTCGTCCTCAGCGGCTTTATCGACGGGTGGGCCGACTACCTCGACACGACGATCGACCACTCACCACCGACCTATCGGACCGAACCGTCGGAGATGGTCCTCGACGAGACGACCGCAGAGGGTCAGGTGTTTCGCTTCGAGAGTCGCCTGGAGTACGACGGCACCGCCCAGCAGTTTCACGTCCTCGTCAGACCGGACGCCGACGCGCTCTCGGGCCTGCTCGATCGCCAGACCGACACTGCGAGCACGCTCATCCCACTCGATAAACTCGACGTGTTTCAGGAGATGAGCCGACGTGGCACCGAACGGGCCGCCGAGAACGTCGGGATGCTCACCGATATCGAGGTCTCGGCGGAGGTCACCCGGATCGACTTCGTCCGAATCGAAGACGTTCCACGCCGCCTCGGAACCGACCCCTATGCCGGGACCGTCGTCGAGTTCGACGGCGTCCCGAGTGGGTATCTCGCGGTCCTCTTCGAGGAACGCGTGGCGACGACCGTCGGCGGCGCACTCGCTGGTGAGGACGGCGACGAACTCACGCCGGCCCACGAGGCCGCGCTCGAAGAACTCGGGAACATCGTCTCCAGTGGCTTCATCGACGGGTGGGCGAACGTCCTCCAGCAATCGATCGAGCACACCCCGCCGCGGTACGTCCACGACATGGGCCAGGCCATCCTCGACCCGCTGGCTGCCCAGATGGGCCAGTCCCAAAGTCACGTGTTCGTGATCAACTCTCGAATGCACACCGACACGATCGAGTTCGGGTGTGAGATCCACGCGCTGCCCGACCTCGAAGAGCTGCGGACCACACTCGACGCCCTCGACGTGGACCGAGCGGACCGAACGGAGGCCGATCCAGACGAGATCTTCGGATGA
- a CDS encoding chemotaxis protein CheD — translation MKVYDSTRTTGQETTPDRLAVGIAEYAVGTGEAVLTTSGLGSCVGIAIYDRPGGVGGLLHAMLPHAEDGTNGAPAKYVDAGVEALLAELASAGADRDALDAKIAGGSDMLDFSGDSIGSRNVAAARETLERVDVPIVAEDAGGDQGRSLRFALAEGVLEVKSAREDPLRL, via the coding sequence ATGAAAGTGTACGATAGCACCCGGACGACCGGGCAGGAGACGACTCCCGACCGCCTCGCCGTCGGGATCGCTGAGTACGCCGTCGGGACCGGGGAGGCCGTCCTGACGACCAGCGGGTTGGGCTCCTGTGTCGGGATCGCGATCTACGACCGCCCGGGTGGCGTCGGTGGCCTGTTGCACGCCATGTTGCCCCACGCGGAGGACGGCACCAACGGCGCGCCTGCGAAGTACGTCGACGCGGGCGTCGAAGCCCTGCTGGCGGAACTCGCGAGCGCGGGGGCCGATCGGGACGCGCTGGACGCGAAAATCGCCGGGGGGAGCGACATGCTGGACTTCTCGGGCGATTCGATCGGATCGCGGAACGTAGCGGCGGCCCGCGAGACGCTGGAGCGCGTCGACGTGCCGATCGTTGCCGAAGACGCGGGCGGCGATCAGGGCCGATCGCTCCGCTTTGCGCTCGCAGAGGGCGTCCTCGAAGTTAAGAGTGCGAGAGAAGACCCGCTCCGACTCTAG
- a CDS encoding adenosylhomocysteinase, with translation MAESITARLDDPETAITDGAQKIRWAREQMPILDALRDQLAADRPFDGEVIGMAMHVEATTAVLVETLVAGGAEVAITGCNPLSTQDDVSAALDDTDGVTSYAKRGLEDDAYYAAIDAVLDHDPTITIDDGADLVFRIHEHRPELIDSIKGGCEETTTGVHRLRAMADDDALEYPMFAVNDTPMKRLFDNVHGTGEASLVSIALTTNCSIAGKTVVVAGFGQCGRGVARKADGMDADVIVTEVDPRPALEAYMDGFRVMPMVEAAEEGDLFVTTTGNRDVITPEAFERMADGAILANAGHFDVEIDLEGLEAMATETVDARDGVTGYVLPDGRQVNVLADGRLVNLATPVAEGHPVEVMDQSFAIQAVGAREIATDADLDAGVHAIPDALDREVAEIKLDAEGVAIDALTDDQREYMDDWQHGT, from the coding sequence ATGGCCGAATCGATCACGGCGCGACTCGACGACCCCGAGACAGCGATCACGGACGGCGCCCAGAAGATTCGCTGGGCGCGCGAACAGATGCCGATTCTCGACGCCCTGCGCGACCAACTCGCGGCCGACCGCCCGTTCGACGGCGAGGTGATCGGCATGGCGATGCACGTCGAGGCGACGACCGCCGTGCTCGTCGAGACACTCGTCGCCGGCGGCGCGGAGGTCGCGATCACCGGCTGTAACCCCCTCTCGACCCAGGACGATGTCAGTGCCGCCCTCGACGACACCGACGGCGTCACGTCGTACGCGAAGCGCGGCCTCGAAGACGACGCGTACTACGCGGCGATCGATGCCGTGCTCGATCACGACCCCACGATCACGATCGACGACGGCGCGGATCTCGTCTTCCGAATTCACGAGCACCGCCCCGAACTGATCGATTCGATCAAAGGTGGCTGTGAGGAGACGACGACCGGCGTCCACCGCCTGCGCGCGATGGCCGACGACGACGCGCTGGAGTATCCGATGTTCGCGGTGAACGACACGCCGATGAAACGGCTGTTCGACAACGTCCACGGCACGGGCGAGGCGTCGCTCGTCTCGATCGCGCTCACGACGAACTGCTCGATCGCGGGCAAGACCGTCGTCGTCGCCGGGTTCGGCCAGTGTGGCCGTGGGGTCGCACGCAAGGCCGACGGGATGGACGCCGACGTGATCGTCACCGAAGTCGATCCCCGACCCGCGCTCGAAGCCTACATGGACGGCTTTCGCGTCATGCCGATGGTCGAGGCCGCCGAAGAAGGCGATCTGTTCGTCACGACGACGGGCAATCGCGACGTGATCACGCCCGAGGCGTTCGAGCGGATGGCCGACGGCGCGATCCTCGCGAACGCGGGCCATTTCGACGTCGAGATCGATCTGGAGGGCCTCGAAGCGATGGCCACGGAGACCGTCGACGCGCGCGACGGCGTGACAGGCTACGTGCTCCCGGACGGCCGCCAGGTGAACGTCCTCGCGGACGGTCGCCTCGTCAACCTCGCGACGCCCGTCGCGGAGGGCCACCCGGTCGAGGTGATGGATCAAAGCTTCGCGATCCAGGCCGTCGGTGCTCGCGAAATCGCGACCGACGCCGACCTCGACGCAGGCGTCCACGCGATTCCCGACGCCCTCGATCGGGAAGTCGCTGAGATCAAACTCGACGCCGAGGGCGTCGCGATCGACGCACTCACCGACGACCAGCGCGAGTACATGGACGACTGGCAGCACGGGACGTAA
- a CDS encoding fibronectin type III domain-containing protein produces MTRHTRPDGLDGGSNDARARAGARSRRAFLRTIGAGAGVAVLGGFGTAAAREVDGDRCLSDGAGETRFGDVTLYANDWSTSQCPDPPVEICLSTYSDGSFGWEWERGVTCVNGDDLPNYPEALMGTKMGGGSSGWSDQGALPQRVADIDRFDVELDVEMDLSDGEWNFALECWMDPNPGIPYPATDEIMVVIDDSAAHDKGENEVTAAFEDDYGNVYDYWENDIEPGDGDTWNFHIFHLPEPGVPPNLDLRSLLDYLQEDPDGAVAEGGGVYDGSKYVGGVEIGNENWDETHGETVVNQFSVRVNDTVGAAGVRDDFTVHEIDDTAPTTPGSVTVDDRQDRSATVSWDASSDADSGVAEYAITVEGSEIERVGAETTATTISDLSADKSYEVGVTAIDGSGNRSETATVTVPTAGPGLDPIEGTVPQDLDGDGLHRDINGNDVVDFPDVNRFFQHTDSAAVQDHVDAYDFTGDGVVDPQDVLALFELV; encoded by the coding sequence ATGACACGACACACACGACCCGACGGGTTGGACGGGGGATCGAACGACGCGAGGGCACGAGCAGGGGCACGGTCCCGCCGGGCATTCCTGCGAACGATCGGTGCGGGGGCGGGCGTCGCCGTGCTCGGGGGGTTCGGGACGGCCGCCGCCCGCGAGGTCGACGGCGATCGGTGTCTGTCCGACGGCGCTGGCGAGACGCGGTTCGGGGACGTCACCCTGTACGCGAACGACTGGTCGACATCGCAGTGTCCCGATCCACCGGTCGAGATCTGTCTCTCGACGTACAGCGACGGTTCGTTCGGCTGGGAGTGGGAGCGCGGGGTCACCTGTGTGAACGGCGACGACCTGCCGAACTACCCCGAGGCGTTGATGGGGACGAAGATGGGCGGCGGGTCGAGTGGCTGGTCCGACCAGGGAGCGCTCCCCCAGCGTGTCGCAGACATCGACCGCTTCGACGTGGAACTCGACGTCGAGATGGACCTCTCGGACGGCGAGTGGAACTTCGCGCTCGAATGCTGGATGGACCCGAATCCCGGGATCCCCTATCCAGCGACCGACGAGATCATGGTCGTCATCGACGACAGCGCGGCCCACGACAAGGGCGAAAACGAGGTCACGGCGGCGTTCGAGGACGACTACGGCAACGTCTACGACTACTGGGAAAACGACATCGAACCGGGCGACGGCGACACCTGGAACTTCCACATCTTCCACCTTCCGGAGCCTGGCGTGCCCCCGAACCTGGACCTGCGCTCGCTGCTCGATTACCTCCAGGAGGACCCCGACGGGGCCGTCGCAGAGGGCGGCGGTGTTTACGACGGGTCGAAGTACGTCGGCGGGGTCGAGATCGGCAACGAGAACTGGGACGAGACCCACGGCGAGACCGTCGTCAACCAGTTCAGCGTCCGCGTCAACGACACCGTCGGCGCGGCGGGCGTCCGCGACGACTTCACGGTCCACGAGATCGACGACACCGCGCCGACGACGCCCGGATCGGTCACCGTCGACGACCGACAGGACCGGTCCGCGACGGTGTCCTGGGATGCATCGAGTGACGCGGACAGCGGCGTCGCGGAGTACGCGATCACCGTCGAAGGCAGCGAAATCGAACGCGTCGGCGCGGAGACGACAGCGACGACGATTTCCGACCTTTCTGCCGACAAGAGCTACGAGGTGGGCGTCACCGCGATCGACGGATCTGGCAACCGCTCGGAGACCGCGACGGTGACGGTCCCGACCGCCGGGCCCGGCCTCGACCCGATCGAGGGCACCGTCCCGCAAGACCTCGACGGCGACGGCCTGCATCGCGACATCAACGGGAACGACGTCGTGGACTTCCCGGACGTGAACCGGTTCTTCCAGCACACCGACAGCGCGGCCGTCCAGGACCACGTCGACGCCTACGACTTCACGGGCGACGGCGTCGTCGACCCCCAGGACGTCCTCGCGCTGTTCGAGTTGGTGTAG
- a CDS encoding nucleoside phosphorylase: protein MPTAAHLRVDPGDCADIALLPGDPDRVDRIAAHLDDRTDLAANREYRLVDGTYDGRRVTVCSTGIGSPSAAIAVEELASVGVETVVRVGTIGALQADIATGDLIVPTAAAKDEGTTKRYESATIPAVATPAIATSIAQVATATDATAHVGPIVTDDAFYAEGDDYVADWEAAGLLGVEMEAAAIFTLARRRGLSAGAICAVDGNLVAGTQKGTDEDSDDELPDAAREGVDREIQVALDALSEL from the coding sequence GTGCCAACCGCTGCTCACCTTCGGGTCGATCCTGGTGACTGTGCCGACATCGCACTCCTCCCGGGCGACCCCGATCGCGTCGACCGTATCGCCGCGCATCTGGACGACCGCACCGATCTCGCGGCCAATCGCGAGTACCGCCTGGTCGACGGCACCTACGACGGCCGTCGGGTGACCGTCTGTTCGACCGGTATCGGATCGCCCTCGGCGGCGATCGCCGTCGAGGAACTCGCCAGTGTCGGCGTCGAGACCGTCGTCCGCGTCGGTACGATCGGCGCGCTCCAGGCCGACATCGCGACCGGCGACCTGATCGTCCCGACCGCCGCCGCCAAAGACGAGGGGACGACCAAACGGTACGAGTCGGCGACGATCCCGGCAGTCGCGACCCCCGCAATCGCGACGTCGATCGCGCAGGTCGCGACGGCGACCGACGCGACCGCCCACGTCGGCCCGATCGTGACCGACGACGCGTTTTATGCCGAGGGTGACGACTACGTCGCCGACTGGGAGGCGGCGGGCCTGCTCGGCGTCGAGATGGAGGCCGCTGCGATCTTCACGCTCGCCCGCCGTCGCGGCCTCTCGGCTGGGGCGATCTGTGCCGTCGACGGCAATCTCGTCGCCGGGACCCAGAAAGGGACCGACGAAGACAGTGACGACGAACTCCCCGACGCCGCACGCGAGGGTGTCGACCGCGAGATCCAGGTCGCCCTCGACGCACTCTCCGAATTGTAG
- a CDS encoding AEC family transporter, giving the protein MFDGLVAGMLGTLGSAILPIVAIAGLGVLLGRTLDVDPGPLNDVAVYVLVPALVFHSLATTPLSGGTVVAILVGVVAYTAIMLAIAGGVGRLAGLTEPLLGAVVLAGVFSNAGNFGIPLSEFAFGTVGRQTAVAYIVGQSVLLYTLGAAVAARGAADRAIDAVRAILRVPLLYAVLAALVVRAFGLVGPETTGSAIDTVEMVGVASIPIMLLVLGIQLERVDVSATLRVTVTPALLKLAVAPVVAIAIALTITAVAPAVFADPTVARVFVLECAAPSAVTPVILIGEFGPETPAEPTPAAIASATILVTTLASVPLLTLLIPLLESGTIL; this is encoded by the coding sequence GTGTTCGATGGCCTCGTTGCGGGCATGCTCGGAACGCTCGGGTCGGCCATCCTGCCGATCGTCGCGATCGCTGGCCTCGGCGTCCTCCTCGGGCGCACGCTCGACGTCGATCCCGGCCCGCTCAACGACGTCGCGGTGTACGTTCTGGTCCCCGCACTCGTCTTTCACTCGCTGGCGACGACGCCGCTCTCGGGCGGGACCGTCGTCGCGATCCTCGTCGGCGTCGTCGCCTACACCGCGATCATGCTCGCGATCGCGGGCGGCGTCGGTCGCCTCGCTGGCCTGACCGAACCGCTGCTCGGTGCGGTCGTTCTCGCGGGCGTGTTCTCGAACGCGGGCAACTTCGGCATCCCGCTCTCGGAGTTCGCCTTCGGGACCGTCGGCCGCCAGACCGCCGTCGCGTACATCGTCGGCCAGTCGGTCCTCCTCTACACGCTCGGTGCGGCCGTCGCCGCTCGCGGGGCCGCCGATCGAGCGATCGACGCCGTGCGTGCGATCTTGCGGGTCCCACTGCTGTACGCCGTCCTCGCCGCGCTCGTCGTGCGCGCGTTCGGCCTCGTCGGGCCCGAGACCACGGGGTCGGCCATCGATACCGTCGAGATGGTCGGCGTCGCGTCGATCCCGATCATGCTGCTCGTTCTCGGGATTCAACTCGAACGCGTCGACGTGAGCGCGACCCTCCGGGTGACGGTCACGCCCGCGCTGTTGAAACTCGCGGTCGCGCCCGTGGTCGCGATCGCGATCGCACTCACCATCACCGCGGTCGCACCCGCGGTGTTCGCGGACCCGACCGTCGCGCGCGTGTTCGTCCTCGAATGTGCGGCCCCGTCGGCGGTCACGCCGGTCATCCTCATCGGTGAGTTCGGCCCCGAGACGCCCGCCGAGCCCACACCGGCGGCGATCGCGAGCGCGACGATCCTCGTCACGACGCTCGCGAGCGTGCCGCTGTTGACGCTGTTGATCCCGCTGCTCGAATCGGGAACGATCCTCTAA
- a CDS encoding mechanosensitive ion channel family protein translates to MSVTSLETMSGVVLQLQDGESLKEGLGQFIQSILNYFPNLGYAVLVGIVGLLIGHLVKSHVDDWLVELGVQGALESTAIGGLFGGDRSVVGVGTTLAAWFVYLVTLYLIAGLLGVSEVQNVLGGFVFFLPELLAGVAVAVVGLVVASHVGSVVSESETASQLGLPNVLGELASAVVAVFGVVIGLQILGVDSLLLAVALVLVGLPVVLAAGLGGKSYVADRLDDVDSVEH, encoded by the coding sequence ATGAGCGTCACATCACTCGAAACGATGAGTGGAGTCGTCCTCCAGCTGCAAGATGGCGAGTCTCTGAAAGAAGGGCTGGGCCAGTTCATCCAGTCCATTCTGAACTACTTCCCGAACCTGGGCTATGCCGTCCTGGTCGGCATCGTCGGCCTGCTGATCGGCCATCTCGTGAAAAGCCACGTCGACGACTGGCTGGTCGAGTTGGGCGTCCAGGGAGCCCTCGAATCGACCGCGATCGGCGGTCTTTTCGGCGGAGATCGATCGGTCGTCGGCGTCGGCACCACGCTCGCCGCGTGGTTCGTCTACCTCGTGACGCTGTATTTGATCGCGGGCCTGCTTGGCGTCTCCGAGGTCCAGAACGTGCTCGGCGGGTTCGTCTTCTTCCTGCCGGAACTGCTGGCTGGCGTCGCCGTCGCCGTCGTCGGCCTCGTCGTCGCGAGCCACGTCGGGAGCGTCGTCTCCGAGTCCGAGACCGCTTCGCAGTTGGGCCTGCCGAACGTCCTCGGTGAACTCGCGTCGGCGGTCGTCGCGGTGTTCGGTGTCGTGATCGGCCTCCAGATCCTCGGCGTCGACTCGCTGTTGCTCGCAGTGGCACTCGTCCTCGTCGGCCTGCCGGTCGTGCTGGCCGCCGGGCTCGGCGGGAAGTCCTACGTTGCCGACCGTCTCGACGACGTCGACAGCGTCGAGCACTAA
- a CDS encoding NUDIX hydrolase produces the protein MVRPEPWTTLSSDIVYDCPGFEVVSETVSIPGGPTTDFDFVREGESVVIVPLTPDGQVVTIEEYREAVGRVSWGVPAGGVEPDDDSVAAAARRELTEETGYEADAVEVLGAFEAANGFTDATHAYVLAEGCEPTAGPDREADESITVDTTPFDELVAATASGELRDGRSALGVLYVATHRPGVFED, from the coding sequence ATGGTCCGACCCGAGCCGTGGACGACGCTGTCGTCCGACATCGTCTACGACTGTCCGGGCTTCGAGGTGGTCTCCGAGACCGTCTCGATCCCGGGTGGCCCGACGACCGATTTCGATTTCGTTCGCGAGGGCGAGAGCGTCGTGATCGTCCCGCTGACGCCTGACGGCCAGGTCGTCACGATCGAAGAGTATCGCGAGGCCGTCGGACGGGTCTCCTGGGGGGTGCCCGCTGGCGGCGTCGAACCGGACGACGACTCGGTCGCGGCGGCCGCGCGACGCGAACTCACCGAGGAGACCGGGTACGAGGCCGATGCCGTCGAGGTGCTCGGGGCGTTCGAGGCGGCCAACGGCTTCACCGACGCCACCCACGCCTACGTCCTCGCGGAGGGCTGTGAGCCGACTGCCGGCCCGGATCGCGAGGCCGACGAGTCGATCACCGTCGACACGACGCCATTCGATGAGCTGGTGGCGGCGACCGCCTCGGGCGAGCTGCGCGACGGCCGTTCCGCGCTCGGCGTGCTGTACGTCGCGACCCACCGGCCGGGAGTCTTCGAGGACTGA
- the tgtA gene encoding tRNA guanosine(15) transglycosylase TgtA, translated as MTEGFEIRRHDAAGRLGEFSIPGRETTVRTPALMPVVNPHLDSIPPGELDAFGAQLLITNGYIVYTSDEYRDRARSEGIHEVLGFDGPIVTDSGSFQLSEYGSVDVSNEEILEFQAAIGADVVTPLDVPTPPDVPRERAADDLAVTTERIERAADLDLGDALVNAPVQGSTFPDLREQSGAVAAASGLDVAPVGAVVPLLREYRYATVIETVLAAKRGLGPAMPVHLFGAGHPMMFALAAAVGCDLFDSAAYARYARDDRYLTVRATTPLDELRELPCSCPVCVDTDPTTLRDADSDRRERALARHNLHVSLEEMRRVRQAIHRGRLLELVETRARGHPAVLDGYRRLLDASAALEAHDPVSKDTFFYCSAESARRPEVTRHHDRLERLDPPDSLVLVDEAVAGVETSDAATVWPIRPPFGPVPTDLRDTYPLTAELPERRDRDALQAAVAGIERLDPPPERVVHDGWPEAVLADCPGLVESAD; from the coding sequence ATGACTGAGGGCTTCGAGATCCGCCGTCACGACGCGGCGGGGCGGCTGGGCGAGTTTTCGATTCCGGGCCGAGAGACGACCGTTCGGACACCGGCGCTGATGCCGGTCGTGAACCCCCATCTCGACTCGATCCCGCCTGGCGAACTCGACGCATTCGGTGCCCAACTGCTGATCACCAACGGTTACATCGTCTACACGAGCGACGAGTACCGCGATCGGGCCCGCTCCGAAGGCATTCACGAGGTGCTCGGGTTCGACGGCCCGATCGTGACGGATTCGGGTTCTTTTCAGCTCTCGGAATACGGCTCGGTCGACGTCTCGAACGAGGAGATCCTGGAGTTTCAGGCCGCGATCGGCGCGGACGTCGTCACGCCACTCGACGTGCCGACGCCGCCCGACGTACCTCGCGAGCGGGCCGCCGACGACCTCGCGGTGACGACCGAGCGGATCGAGCGCGCCGCCGACCTGGACCTGGGCGACGCGCTCGTCAACGCGCCCGTCCAGGGGAGTACGTTCCCGGACCTGCGCGAGCAGTCGGGCGCGGTGGCCGCAGCGAGTGGCCTCGACGTCGCGCCCGTCGGCGCGGTCGTCCCGCTCCTTCGAGAGTACCGCTACGCGACGGTGATCGAGACGGTCCTCGCGGCCAAACGCGGTCTCGGCCCCGCGATGCCCGTCCACCTGTTCGGCGCGGGCCACCCGATGATGTTCGCACTCGCGGCGGCGGTCGGCTGCGATCTGTTCGACTCGGCGGCGTACGCCCGCTATGCCCGTGACGACCGGTATCTCACGGTGCGCGCGACGACGCCGCTCGACGAGTTGCGAGAGTTGCCCTGTTCGTGCCCGGTCTGTGTCGATACCGATCCGACGACGCTCCGCGACGCCGACTCCGATCGGCGCGAACGCGCTCTCGCCCGGCACAACCTCCACGTCAGCCTCGAAGAGATGCGCCGGGTTCGACAGGCGATCCACCGGGGGCGTCTACTCGAACTCGTCGAGACGCGAGCGCGCGGTCATCCCGCCGTCCTCGACGGCTATCGTCGCTTGCTCGACGCAAGCGCGGCCCTGGAGGCCCACGATCCCGTCTCGAAAGACACCTTCTTCTATTGTTCCGCGGAGAGTGCCCGCCGGCCCGAAGTCACGCGCCACCACGACCGTCTCGAACGGCTGGACCCACCGGACTCGCTCGTGCTGGTCGACGAGGCGGTCGCGGGCGTCGAGACGAGCGACGCGGCGACGGTCTGGCCGATCCGGCCACCGTTCGGCCCGGTCCCGACGGATCTCCGCGACACCTACCCGCTGACGGCCGAACTGCCCGAGCGTCGTGATCGCGATGCCCTCCAGGCCGCTGTCGCGGGGATCGAGCGGTTGGACCCACCGCCCGAACGCGTCGTTCACGACGGTTGGCCCGAAGCCGTCCTCGCGGACTGTCCGGGTCTCGTCGAGTCTGCCGATTGA